One window from the genome of Saimiri boliviensis isolate mSaiBol1 chromosome 2, mSaiBol1.pri, whole genome shotgun sequence encodes:
- the TRPM7 gene encoding transient receptor potential cation channel subfamily M member 7 isoform X3: protein MSQKSWIESTLTKRECVYIIPSSKDPHRCLPGCQICQQLVRCFCGRLVKQHACFTASLAMKYSDVKLGDYFNQAVEEWSVEKHTEQSPTDAYGVINFQGGSHSYRAKYVRLSYDTKPEVILQLLLKEWQMELPKLVISVHGGMQKFELHPRIKQLLGKGLIKAAVTTGAWILTGGVNTGVAKHVGDALKEHASRSSRKICTIGIAPWGVIENRNDLVGRDVVAPYQTLLNPLSKLNVLNNLHSHFILVDDGTVGKYGAEVRLRRELEKTINQQRIHARIGQGVPVVALIFEGGPNVILTVLEYLQESPPVPVVVCEGTGRAADLLAYIHKQTEEGGNLPDAAEPDIISTIKKTFNFGQSEAVHLFQTLMECMKRKELITVFHIGSDEHQDIDVAILTALLKGWIIGTSYA, encoded by the exons GTGTTTTTGTGGTCGCTTGGTCAAGCAACATGCTTGTTTTACGGCAAGTCTTGCCATGAAATACTCAGATGTGAAATTGGGTGACTATTTTAATCAGGCAGTAGAAGAATGGTCTGTGGAAAAGCATACAGAACAGAGCCCAACGGATGCTTATGGAGTCATAAATTTTCAAGGGGGTTCTCATTCCTACAGAGCTAAG tatgtgaGGCTATCATACGACACCAAACCTGAAGTCATTCTGCAACTTCTGCTTAAAGAATGGCAAATGGAATTACCCAAACTTGTTATCTCTGTACATGGGGGCATGCAGAAATTTGAGCTTCACCCACGAATCAAGCAGTTGCTTGGAAAAGGTCTTATTAAAGCTGCGGTTACAACCGGAGCCTGGATTTTAACCGGAGGAGTAAACACAG GTGTGGCAAAACATGTTGGCGATGCCCTCAAAGAACATGCTTCCAGATCATCTCGAAAGATTTGCACTATCGGAATAGCTCCATGGGGAGTGATTGAAAACAGAAATGATCTTGTTGGGAGAGat GTGGTTGCTCCTTATCAAACCTTATTGAACCCCCTGAGCAAATTGAATGTTTTGAATAATCTGCATTCTCATTTCATATTGGTTGATGATGGCACTGTTGGAAAGTATGGGGCAGAAGTCAGACTGAGAAGAGAACTTGAAAAAACTATTAATCAGCAAAGAATTCATGCTA GAATTGGCCAAGGTGTCCCTGTGGTGGCACTTATATTTGAGGGGGGGCCAAATGTTATCCTCACAGTTCTTGAATACCTTCAGGAAAGCCCCCCTGTTCCAGTAGTTGTATGTGAAGGAACAGGCAGAGCTGCAGATCTACTAGCATATATTCATAAACAAACAGAAGAAGGAGG GAATCTTCCTGATGCAGCAGAGCCCGATATTATTTCCACTATCAAAAAAACATTTAACTTTGGTCAGAGTGAAGCAGTTCATTTATTTCAAACACTGATGGAGTGCATGAAAAGAAAGGAGCTT ATCACTGTTTTCCATATTGGGTCAGATGAACATCAAGATATAGATGTAGCAATACTTACTGCACTGTTGAAAG GTTGGATCATTGGAACAAGCTATGCTTGA